The genome window tacctttagttacttgatctccacatgtaACTTAGCCGTCATTCTTCaaactttttcttcttcttatgaacatcactaagatctcaatgactttgatgcaattctttaaaCTCATGGTATTTCTTAATGAATTCATACTTCATATCTTTTACATCTCCTATGAAGTAatctaataacaattctcaacatcattgttagtccatatatattgtcatcacttacccgagcatcacctagagctcgttgatcttgatgcatatttctcctccatacatcacctatagaatatcctactaacaattctcaacaacatagttagtccataggtattgtcattaattaccaaaatcacacataatggctagatgcactttcaatcttccctcctttggtaattgatgacaatctcactagatgattatatttaacaaaattttaaagttcTAAATATACATTTAATCCGAAGACGAATGTATATAAAGAACAAGTTTTAGAAATATCAAACATTATAAAGACATTTGAGGTTActaaaactagttttactagtaTCAAAcagcacaaagattttgatgTTGGTAAAAAccactatatatatagtaaacTCTCCCACAATCTatacatgtgtgaatgaatcttgaatatcattgcatatattttttatctccaattttggacggagtttcctttatacatatgaagaaAGCATGACAAATTATATTTGAAAaagaatatgctcatgcaaagaaaaaacttttcaaaagcAAAAGAGTTGCATGATTTTCCTTTCAAATTTGAGTTGCATGATTTTGCTTTTAAAAAGCTGtatgattttgtttttaaaacTCCCCCAATTGATATTCTctttacaaataaaaaatatattaaaaaatttccCCCATGAGCAATAATTCTCCCCCATAAGCAAATctccttttcaaaatataacatctagtccaaattctcctcCGATTGACATCAATGCTAAAATGGAATCATCAAAATGAATTCTCCCCTAATTGACGTCAAATTAATAAGAATTATGGAGAACTTGCAAAAAGAGAAAATTTCCTCCAAAGTACATTAGCTAtatcccacaaaaggaatcatcgaGAGCTAGTGTATGAtcatgtatagtgtaaactcctcatgatatgtgtattttttataatttgagttaaaccaaatacacttatccaattataaactatgtgaggagaacaagctatacaatagaTCAAAAGGGTTTGAAAGAGATGCCAAATGAGATTTTAAAaaagaataccaattaaaatttcAAAGGATATCAACTGaatacctacaagagataccaataaaaaattcaaagcaTTCCATTTAAAAGAGATatcaattccaattgaaatagatgtcaattgaaacaaattcaattgatGTCAAAACAAACATGAGTCTGAGATTCGGCACAAAATTGAATATAGCAAAATAGTTGATATTATAATTAATATCTCGTTTAGCACGAAGtatcaacatctcataagcatacAAGTTCAATAAGGCCAGACAAATCGGACTAAAAACcttaagcaaaagattttgcgattttcatcaatattgtatataggagcaactcaagcatttgatatgaattattttgcatatttgagattgaatgaatcataaacatgattataaagtttctataaaaatatgctacttcaaattactcatatttgcaataaagagatttttaagcacttacaagaaaaatatatgctacggtcaagagtatagagaagcttgatcgctctcttgtGGTCAGAATAGagcaaaacaccagtggatctaaggttgctaacaattctatcaaaacaagcaaacatatcaTGCAAATACTCTCAGGGGTTCTGTACGAACATCTGGTAATTCCTGGTTGTACGTGCTCTAGCTTCTGACCTTGATctggttagtgccctcatgaaagacactaagagttgACCAGATCTAGCGAGCAGTACGAATGTGCTGAACTCTGTCAAATTCATTACGATTCAaactagtgaacaatatattatcaGCCTTGTTGTTAGCCTCATATTATTCAATCTGGGTTAGAGAAGAACGACAACATGAATCATATAATTGGAGTCCATAATCTCTCATATTGCACTTCTTTAGCTTAGGAGATAAACCATCATACGTACCTTCTGGTACGAAAAAATTctattattgaaaaaaaaaatcttcccaCTTTTCTTTATATCACATACAAATTACAAAACCGGTTAGGATCAACGAGAATTTTTTTAACGAAAAAATGACTTGCCGTGTGAAATTTACAAGTACACCAACGAGGTGATTTCTCACGGTGTGTATGGATCGTCTCGTCAGATAATTGTCGCAAGTTAAAGGGAGATCGACAGAGACATGTGCTCAGTTGTTCAAGTGCGTGATGAGGTGGTAAAGACTGCTAAATAAACACCGGAGAATGATGTCTGTCGAGCAAAATGTGGGATATGCTACGTAAGTGTAGAGAAGGACTTTACTTTAATGCCTCTTGACACTTGTTCTTCAGCCCTGATTGTACTGCCATGAGTTTATCAGATAGCGAAAAAGACCCATCTgtacaacccccccccccccaggggTACAGTAACAAGAGCTCAATTATGGTGAAAAAGGACTAAGATTGATTCGAGACAAATAAAAGTAGAGTAAAAAGAGCTCCATTATAGTGAAAAAGGACTGGCAATATGGCGAAGTGGTGACTGCGCACACTGGGAGCCAATTTTAGCAAGATGTGGcgttttcatttctttctttttttatgcaTAAACTGAACAAATGCACTTCCAATTACTTCTCTAGTTCGGTTCTTCGCCTCATATTGCAGAGATTTAATTGTGCCCAGTTCAATACAAGCGTGTGCAAGTGCAATCTTCACGGCCAACTCCACAATTCTTGCTTGGCTTGTCGATCACGCAGTCTAAATCATTTCAATCTGCTCAATCCAGTCAAAGTCGGCAATGGCAATATACGTACGGTGACGTCCTTGCAACCACAAGACACGATGCAAACTAAACCCCAGAGGCCAGAGCAGAGCTGAATTGGGCCGTTAACATGTACGACCAGGCGCTGTACTTCGTCGCAGAGTCTGAATCAAACTACTGTACGATGCCTAGTGTCGCCCTCCCTCTCGTGATCTTCATGCAGCCGGATAATACAGACAGTACATGTAGTCAAAGTTGACCATGGAGGCCAACAAAGATATACATACACGCGAAAGATCAAAGATGTCGTAAGATCTAGTAACAGATTGCATGAGCCATGAATACAACCGGCGTTAGAGTTAAGACTAGTCTATGCGATGAACAAGTCATCTGTGGGTGTCTTAACTGTTAAGTTGCAAAACCTGGTCTTGATCAGAGATTCAGAGGGACGCGTGGTCGGCCTCCATATGGCACGCGCCCAAGGTAGAAGCCTCCGGCCTCCAACAACTGTCGTGCGTGCCGCCCGTTCTGCGTAGATTTGGGAGATGAATCTGTCCACGCCGGGCATGTATGCGGGCATGAAAGTCGGAGAAAGCGTCGCAAGCCAATCAAATCTGCAATTCACTTGGCGCAAAGGATGCAAGTGGGAGAATGTTAAGATTTTCCAGCGATTGGATTCTGCAAGAAGCTCACCTTCTACTAAAAGCTTCAGATTTAAAATGCAATGAGCAGCCCCAAATCCCAAGCGTACTCGATTATATTGCTCGTTAAACAATTGCGAATAACACACATGTTCGATGTTGGCCTGAAGGACAGCGGGACGAGAACGAAAGGAAGCAACAGTTGAGTTGACCGAGCAAACAGAACACGGTCTGCCGTCTCGAACTCGCTCCTCACCTAATCCTCTTATCGGCCTTCTTTATTGCTGCCTCGTTCGCCAGCCTCAACAACTCTCGGCAACTCGGCTGCGGGGAACCGGGGCACGACCCACTAAACGTGGAAAGGTATGCCCCTGCACTCCGGGGCAGGTACATGGCTATGCGTGCACAGCGATCAAAATTCAACAAAGATTTGGAGAGATTTTGCAATAAGTTGGTTTCTTTATGCTTGGGCATATGCCGAGTCTACACCCTGACAATCAAAGAGTGCAACATTCACTACATCCGCTGTAAAAGATAGTAGTACAAACAAGAACCTACCGGCATATGCCCTGCTACCATGCCATGTTTACAGCATGCAGTTGTATATATTAGGACTagcacagttttttttttctttctgaattactccctctgtttcttttctttttgcaggGCACATTAGAATTTTAAAAAGTCATTGAAATGATAGTTTGATCATCAATTCTCttgcaatatattatcaattgttaCAAAATCTATACCGTATTAAAAGATCAATAACATACAAATCTATCGATACAACTTTTATACATTAAACATGTGATACAAATCTATCAATACAATTTTTATACATTAAACATGTGCATAATTCTactaattattgatcaaaatttataaatttgatttttttatatccTAATACGTCATGTATTTTGAAATAGAGTAGTATATTATAAGTTCCGTAGAACTTTCAGCAGATGCTTGTCCCAAATGAAATATACCACCTCGATTATTCAGCACCTAAGTCCTAGGACCCTGTCATATAACGCACAAAGCTTAAAAAGTAGCAGCCGTATAATTGTTTTATTTCGTAGAGATGGGAAATCCCCAGATGAGACTGCGAAATGATTGACCAGGTCAACCACGAACCTTCCAcgcacacgccaacaccccaaCAACCGCGCTTCGTATTGCCTTTACATATAGCACCTCTCTCACCACCAGCAGCTTCAAGCCTTCACCTCCTCGGTTGCACCTCGAGTCACCGGAGCTCAAAAAGAAGCAAGGTTTCCAAGTGCTCCATCTTGCTACTAGCCATGGCGCGGCCAGGCCAGTCGGCGTGGCTCCTCCTCGCGGCCGTCGTGCTGCTCGTCGCGTCTGCCGCGACGGCACAGGACTGCGTGTCCGCGGCGTTCAGCTCCGGCCGGTCCTTCCTCAAGTGCAACTCCCTGTCCGTGCTCGGCGCCAGCCTGCACTGGACGTACCACCCGGAGAACGGCACAGCCGACATCGCGTTCCGCGCGCCGTCGGGCACCGACGGCTGGGTCGGCTGGGGCATCAACACCGTCCGGCCCAACCAGATGCAGGACACCAGCGTGTTCATAGCCTCGCAGGACGGCAGCGGCGTCGTGTCCGTCCTCTCGACCTACCTGGAGAGCACGTCGCCCACCCTGACGCCCGGGAACCTCAAGTTCAACGTGACAGTCGGGCCCAGCGCCGAGTACTCGGGCGGCGCCTACACCATCTTCGCGACGATCGCGCTGCCGGGGAACAACACGAACCAGAACACGGTGTGGCAGGCCGGTCCGCTCAGCAGCGGGTCCATATCGCGGCACACGACGGCGGGGGCTAATTTGCAGAGCACGCTGAGGCTGGACTTCCTCTCCGGGGCCAGCGCCGGGGCCTCAAACTCCAGGCTGCACCGCCGCAATGTGAGTTCTTGCTCCTCCCCACCTCCAGCTTGATTAATTATTCAGCAAACTAATTGGAATAGAAGATATTTTGCTTATCCTATGCTTGAAAGATTGGCTCGATCGTCTCCTTGTCGACTTGTTCAGATGTTTGGTAAGTTAGGATAGGTGATCAAGTAGAGGACGGCGACGTTGTGTCGATTAAGAGTTCAGCAGAGTTGGAGACGAGTGCGGATGTGCAAGTGTGAGAGCCATTGATTGATCTGTTTGGACGTGACATATAAAATCTGTCAAGTGGTTTGCTTTGACGCTCTAGGCTCTTGAAAACACGATATGCTTACTTCACCAACCGGATAGGGATCAGTGCAATAGTGGCTAGTTTTTATTATCGTGGTCTTTGAGAGAAAAGAAGTGGGTGGAATAGAGAAGAAGCTAACGTGGAGAGAAATCTTATGTAGAGGACAATTTTATAGATCTAGTTCTATaatgagactataaaagatagttgaatataaaaaatgaagaataatatcttataaaagaaaaatatgttaaaataaataagaaaagatagttgtatataaaaaatgaagaataatatcttataaaagaaaaatatgttaaAATAAATAAGGGATAGCCCATCGAGATAACATGTGGAGATACCTTATGTGATCGTACAAAAAGATGGTCAGAATCCAATTTAGAGAAGCAACATCTTTCTGGGAGCTGCACCACACAAAAAGTAATCATATATGATATGCGTCAATTCAGATGCCAAGAGTTGTTGAGCGGACCTAGCCACCTCAATGGTTAATGTCAAGTTCCGTACTTTTGATGTGACACAGATTTTTGCCTTGCAACTCTAACCTTGATGCGTTTTCAAATGTACAGATCCATGGAGTGCTCAACGCGGTGAGCTGGGGCATCCTGATTCCCCTTGGCGCCATCATCGCACGCTACCTGCGCGTCTTCGAGTCCGCCGACCCGGCATGGTTCTACCTCCACATCGCCTGCCAGTGCTCCGGCTACATCCTCGGCGTCGCCGGCTGGGGCCTCGGCCTCAAGCTCGGCAGCGAGTCCGTTGGTACCACCTACCATCCCCACCGCAACATCGGCATTGCCATCTTCTGCCTCGCCACTCTCCAGGTCTGTACTTTGCATACACACTCCCCTTCTCTTTAACATCGACCGTTACTGTTACATTGCCGTGGCAGAAGCTGACTGCAGAACTCGACGTTTCTTTCCGTGTCCAGGTGTTCGCGCTCCTGCTGAGGCCtgacaagaagaacaagtacagGTTCTACTGGAACATCTACCACCACTCCGTCGGGTACTCCGTGATCATCTTGAGCGCCATCAACATCTTCAAAGGGCTCGACATCCTGAAGCCGACCAGCGGCTATAAGACGGCCTACATTGCCATCCTGGCGACGCTCGGCGGCATCGCCCTCTGCCTCGAGGTCATTACGTGGCCGATCGTCCTCCGGAGGCGCAAGCGCGACGCCGACAAGGCGCCAGCCCGCAACGGCGCCGGCTGGCAGCATGGTGTGTAACGATCAGATCTCCGTGTGCACTGCACTGTCCGTGTGTGCTAGTTTTGCTGCGATCGACGGTGTGATGTTGTTTTGAGGTGGTGTTGTATCTTTTTTGTTACTGCTCCTGTAGAGTACTtccttttttcttctattttagGGCTCTCTGATGGCATCTGTACACATTTTTTCTTCTGATCATTGATGTATGGTTACTTTTATTTATATGCATAGTGTATGGTTTCTATCAGTTTACTGCTTTCTTATTGCTGAAGTTTCATTGACTGattgatatattttatgttttCTGTCACTGCGGTAAAATGACAGAACTGTAGCTTTCGGCCAACTCCTTCAGGCTCCAGCCATTGGAGATTTGGTCATATGCCCCCCAAGAAGTGAAAGCAACAATCAGGGAGAGTTTTCTATACGGATTTCATCACGCAACGAAAATTGGAGCCTCGTTTAATTTGACATCATAGCCTGTTGAACATTGTGTCGAATATGTATGCTACTAATAGGTTATGCATTGAATTTAAAGTTGGATTAGTGGTATAGGGTAAATCGGTGTCGAACTTTTATAACCTAGCCTCCTCGTAAATCTAGGCGCTACTGCTAAGGAGTGAACAAGACAAAGACATGCATCAGACATTTAGTACATTGGAGGTGATAGTTATGTAGATTTTCGCTTCACATAAATGGCAGTTTAGTAATAGGTTATGCTTACAATTTCTCTCATCCGAAGATTGTTGGCGCTTCTCTATgtttgtcttctttttttttttttcaattcacaTCATGGATGTGTACCACATACAAACTGGTAACACTCCTAACTAAAACACTGTTTGTAGCATGCTTTTGCGCTTGTCAATTGTCGAACTACCTTCTACTGTTCTACACATGGCAGTTCACCTGGTCGATTTGGACTTGATATGAAAGCCTGAGCCTGAAGATGTTTGCCGAGGTATATGACTTGCCATGACCGAGCTTGCTTTAGGTTTTAACCATATAAAAAAATGCGTTGCGGTTGATGAGTTGCCAAGGTTGACACGCCAACGAAGGATCATCGAGCCCACTCATGCATTTCAGATTTTCAGTCGAAACGGCGCATCCGCATTCCCCATACGCAATCATGACTCGCTAATGACGTAGACTGGGCTAGTTATTcattcatcatttttttttagggaaagtTATTCATCCATCTTTGTTTGTTCCGTTTAACTTGCGGAAATATTTTGGCCCGCTAACAGATTGTAGTCCATCTGTACCCAAGTGTAGCAGTTGCCTGTATGCCCTGTATCGCTTGCTGTACCTGCCAAAGCCCTGTATCCCTCGCTGTACCTGCCAAACAAACTGGGCCAGACAgttcgccaacctgtgaatctgGATGGAGCCTGGATGATAGAGCGACGGACGAAAACcaatcgagttttttttttttatatatttttcgattaaaaatttaaataaatagattcctcggggaaacaattgcaaaactagacgcctatcgccctctgagggggcgggtagccTTAcagccctctgagggggcgggtagctacagtacgtgaacagtattagtgaattttagaaattatcacatcacataagaagaatattagtgaattttaaaagatttttagaaatttatttgagcgcTAACGATTGCTAAaggttataaaagtagtctttttttagagaattttagtttaaattctacacaggatttttggatgaattcaattaaaatgggttgcacatgtattatataacacgtacaaaaagttttaggatttttggagcaacagaacatcactattttgaatagagaagatagtaGCAAAATTAAACTTCAAAGTAATGTTCATTAAGGTTTACTGTTCACGTCCTCAGACAGCTGTAAGGTTACccacccctgagagggcggcaagagacTTCGAGACtacttaccgccctctcaggaggcggtaaggctcttaccgccctctcagagggcggtaggcgTTTAGTTTTGTAATTGTTTCCAcgaagaatctatttatttaaatttttaatcgaaaaaatatataaaaaaaaaactcaaaaccaATGGGACCGCGACCGTGGCGCGACTTTGCCTTGCCTGCCGCAGCGCAAGCCTGAACAGTTTAGTTGctaggtgggggggggggggtctgcgAAGCCCGTGGTGCTCGGCGGGTCGTGCCGGCAACAGGGTGGGGACGGCTCACGGAGCGCTTACACGGGCCTAGGCGGCTGCGCGAGCGCTGGTGCTGTGTGGATGGGCATCGCTGCGAGGTCTCGGCGACGAGGCCGCGAACcaataggtacttggagatggGCCTGCCGCCTACATTCCGGCGGAGCTCCGCTAGACAATTGGACAGGCCTTGACGCCTCGGCGCGCTGCACCGGAAGGTGGGTTCGGCCTCTCCAAATAAAAGTTACTACGATTTGGAGCCTTTACCTGTGTGGGCTTTATTTTTCTGAGACGACTTATGTGGACTCTTGGTCTCTGTCACATGAGCAGGCTTCTATTACACGCCCAGCTGCAACGGAAGATCAACGTACACGGCCCACAGCTCACATGACACTATTTGGTCCAAGAACAAAGTCCAGTTTATGCCTAAACTTTATTGTTAGTAATGGAATCATCTGTTccataagaaaa of Phragmites australis chromosome 3, lpPhrAust1.1, whole genome shotgun sequence contains these proteins:
- the LOC133911810 gene encoding cytochrome b561 and DOMON domain-containing protein At4g12980-like, whose product is MARPGQSAWLLLAAVVLLVASAATAQDCVSAAFSSGRSFLKCNSLSVLGASLHWTYHPENGTADIAFRAPSGTDGWVGWGINTVRPNQMQDTSVFIASQDGSGVVSVLSTYLESTSPTLTPGNLKFNVTVGPSAEYSGGAYTIFATIALPGNNTNQNTVWQAGPLSSGSISRHTTAGANLQSTLRLDFLSGASAGASNSRLHRRNIHGVLNAVSWGILIPLGAIIARYLRVFESADPAWFYLHIACQCSGYILGVAGWGLGLKLGSESVGTTYHPHRNIGIAIFCLATLQVFALLLRPDKKNKYRFYWNIYHHSVGYSVIILSAINIFKGLDILKPTSGYKTAYIAILATLGGIALCLEVITWPIVLRRRKRDADKAPARNGAGWQHGV